From a single Aliidongia dinghuensis genomic region:
- a CDS encoding DUF2946 family protein, whose protein sequence is MARRRGYRRGETGRGRIGRFGFLLALLALLCQGLALSPQATMAMPMPASTALPADAALFAGGYILCQDDDGSPASDSSPDKAPCQHCGDCLLCQAFHASGGLVPPPLPVLPAPTVEAATFVAVPIADRPFRLAATAHQPRAPPSVTSL, encoded by the coding sequence ATGGCGCGACGGCGCGGATATCGGCGAGGAGAGACGGGACGGGGCCGCATCGGGCGGTTCGGCTTCCTGCTTGCCTTGCTGGCACTCCTCTGCCAGGGCTTGGCGCTCTCGCCGCAGGCGACGATGGCGATGCCGATGCCGGCGTCGACGGCCCTGCCGGCGGATGCGGCGCTCTTCGCCGGTGGCTATATCCTGTGCCAGGACGACGACGGCTCGCCGGCGTCCGACTCCAGCCCGGACAAGGCACCCTGCCAGCATTGCGGCGATTGCCTGCTGTGCCAGGCGTTCCACGCTTCCGGCGGGCTGGTGCCGCCGCCCCTGCCCGTCCTGCCGGCGCCGACCGTCGAAGCCGCGACGTTCGTCGCCGTGCCGATCGCCGATCGGCCGTTCCGCCTCGCCGCCACCGCCCACCAGCCCCGCGCGCCGCCTTCGGTCACGAGCCTCTGA
- a CDS encoding phage portal protein: MPQIRQFQEYWDALLEGNLAARRHTRFVPGGLKYQPVRDVPLKDEFDEWLARVVCFAFSIPPTAFARQTNRATAETAQGAALAEGLQPLLGWVKGLIDRILGQVLGWPDLEFAWADQTATEPQAQATIAAAYVAAGIKTRNEVRAELRLDPVPGGDTLTTTTPASPLPGAPSPEPIAKAGFDPDQPRDTDGRGTTTGASRDCTDVLMGAVDLDTGLNGFETAQNLRNLAWLMGPESPVGMAPGGGLAWLPFSPELAAVGEFAGVLGEVGVAGEAGAGQFSLLRPTWLQSEIDVERDLGPTARAQVSFKGGIEVPWGTPGSMRVDFVLDNIGTFEVKNYDITNNAAALIRNVTNQAIERANHLPNRLTQNIVIDIRGQSVTAEQRSDLVEQIVQKSRGIIDATSISFKE; encoded by the coding sequence ATGCCGCAGATCCGCCAGTTCCAGGAATACTGGGACGCGCTCCTGGAGGGCAATCTCGCCGCCCGGCGCCACACGCGCTTCGTGCCGGGCGGCTTGAAGTACCAGCCGGTGCGCGACGTGCCGTTGAAGGACGAGTTCGACGAGTGGCTGGCGCGCGTCGTGTGCTTCGCGTTCTCGATCCCGCCGACCGCGTTCGCCCGGCAGACCAACCGGGCGACGGCCGAGACGGCGCAGGGCGCGGCCTTGGCCGAGGGGCTGCAGCCGCTCCTCGGCTGGGTCAAGGGCCTGATCGACCGCATCCTGGGCCAGGTCTTGGGCTGGCCGGATCTGGAGTTCGCCTGGGCCGACCAAACGGCGACCGAGCCGCAGGCGCAGGCGACGATCGCGGCCGCTTACGTCGCGGCCGGCATCAAGACCAGGAACGAGGTCAGGGCCGAGCTCCGCCTCGATCCCGTCCCCGGCGGCGACACGCTCACCACCACCACCCCGGCAAGCCCGTTGCCCGGAGCGCCATCACCTGAGCCCATAGCCAAGGCCGGGTTCGATCCGGACCAGCCGCGCGACACAGACGGCCGAGGGACAACGACCGGCGCGAGTCGCGATTGCACGGATGTATTGATGGGCGCCGTCGATCTCGACACCGGACTGAACGGCTTCGAGACCGCGCAAAATCTCCGGAACCTGGCTTGGCTTATGGGACCAGAAAGCCCCGTCGGCATGGCACCAGGCGGGGGTTTGGCGTGGCTGCCGTTCTCACCGGAGCTGGCGGCAGTCGGAGAATTCGCCGGAGTACTTGGTGAAGTCGGAGTGGCGGGCGAAGCCGGCGCCGGACAGTTCTCGTTGCTCCGGCCGACATGGCTCCAATCCGAGATAGATGTGGAACGTGATCTTGGACCAACCGCACGCGCACAGGTCAGCTTCAAAGGCGGGATCGAGGTACCGTGGGGCACTCCAGGTAGCATGAGGGTCGATTTCGTGCTGGATAATATCGGCACATTCGAGGTTAAGAACTATGATATCACCAATAACGCCGCAGCATTGATCAGGAATGTCACGAACCAAGCGATCGAGCGCGCGAATCATCTGCCGAATCGGCTCACCCAAAATATTGTCATCGACATACGCGGGCAAAGCGTCACGGCAGAACAACGCAGCGATCTCGTGGAGCAAATAGTTCAAAAATCCAGAGGCATAATCGACGCCACATCGATCAGCTTTAAGGAATAG
- a CDS encoding phosphotransferase family protein, whose protein sequence is MTEPERPAGQQETTEVRAVHRLPEAELGTYLDRVLSSGPITEIRQMSVGQSNPTYLVVTGAGEYVLRKQPPGPLLKSAHAIDREYRIMAALSQTGVPVPRMLHYATDAAIIGTPFYVMERLKGRVFRTAALADVPKPERRTYYHAMAEAMVQLHKVDPAAVGLADFGKPGNYYARQIGRWTDQWAHSKVRENPSIDALCQWLPAHIPPGDDETVIAHGDFKFDNLMFHPTEPRVIAILDWELSTLGHPLADLAYNCIAYHMPSGTMGGIADLDIAAEGIPGLAEHVADYCRLAGRSDGITAFHQAFAMFRLAVIAEGVLARARLGNASNPEAEQVGAKGRVLADKACSLVL, encoded by the coding sequence ATGACGGAACCGGAACGCCCGGCCGGGCAGCAGGAGACGACCGAGGTTCGTGCCGTCCATCGCCTGCCTGAGGCGGAGCTTGGCACCTATCTGGACCGGGTGCTCTCGAGCGGCCCGATCACCGAGATCCGCCAGATGTCGGTCGGCCAGTCGAACCCGACCTATCTGGTCGTGACCGGGGCCGGCGAATATGTGCTCCGCAAGCAGCCGCCCGGGCCGCTCCTGAAGTCAGCGCATGCGATCGACCGGGAATACCGGATCATGGCGGCCCTCAGCCAAACCGGTGTGCCGGTGCCGCGCATGCTGCATTACGCGACTGACGCCGCCATTATCGGCACGCCGTTCTATGTCATGGAGCGCCTCAAAGGCCGCGTGTTCCGGACCGCCGCCCTTGCCGACGTGCCGAAGCCGGAGCGGCGGACCTACTACCATGCCATGGCCGAGGCGATGGTCCAGCTGCACAAGGTCGATCCCGCCGCGGTCGGCCTCGCCGACTTCGGCAAGCCCGGCAATTATTATGCGCGCCAGATCGGCCGCTGGACCGACCAGTGGGCCCATTCCAAGGTGCGCGAGAACCCGTCGATCGACGCGCTCTGCCAGTGGCTGCCGGCGCATATCCCGCCGGGCGACGACGAGACCGTGATCGCCCATGGCGACTTCAAGTTCGACAACCTGATGTTCCACCCGACCGAGCCGCGGGTCATCGCCATCCTCGACTGGGAATTGTCGACGCTCGGCCATCCGCTGGCCGACCTCGCCTACAACTGCATCGCCTATCACATGCCGAGCGGCACCATGGGCGGCATCGCCGATCTCGATATTGCCGCCGAAGGCATCCCGGGCCTCGCCGAGCATGTCGCCGACTATTGCCGGCTCGCCGGCCGGTCGGACGGCATCACCGCGTTCCACCAGGCCTTCGCCATGTTCCGCCTGGCGGTGATCGCCGAGGGCGTGCTGGCGCGCGCGCGGCTCGGCAACGCCTCCAACCCTGAGGCCGAGCAGGTCGGCGCCAAGGGCCGGGTGCTGGCCGACAAGGCCTGTTCGCTGGTGCTCTAA